In Ailuropoda melanoleuca isolate Jingjing chromosome 4, ASM200744v2, whole genome shotgun sequence, the following proteins share a genomic window:
- the BAP1 gene encoding ubiquitin carboxyl-terminal hydrolase BAP1 isoform X4, with protein sequence MNKGWLELESDPGLFTLLVEDFGVKGVQVEEIYDLQSKCQGPVYGFIFLFKWIEERRSRRKVSTLVDDTSVIDDDIVNNMFFAHQLIPNSCATHALLSVLLNCSSVDLGPTLSRMKDFTKGFSPESKGYAIGNAPELAKAHNSHARPEPRHLPEKQNGLSAVRTMEAFHFVSYVPITGRLFELDGLKVYPIDHGPWGEDEEWTDKARRVIMERIGLATAGIKYEARLHVLKVNRQTVLEALQQLIRVTQPELIQTHKSQEPQLAEESKPASSKSPLALEASRAAAASECTHTDGVEEVAGSCPQAPAHSPPSKPKLVVKPPGSSLNGVPPNPAPIVQRLPAFLDNHNYAKSPMQEEEDLAAGVGRSRVPVRPPQQYSDDEDDYEDDEDDDVQNTNSAIRYKRKGPGKPGPLSGSGDGQLSVLQPNTINVLAEKLKESQKDLSIPLSIKTNSGAASPAVAVPTHSQPSPTPSNESTDTASEIGSAFNSPLRSPIRSANPTRPSSPVTSHISKVLFGEDDSLLRVDCIRYNRAVRDLGPVISTGLLHLAEDGVLSPLALTEGGKGSSPCSRPSQGSQGSSSPEEKEVVDTADSREKPGLARPGEPLSGEKYSPKELLALLKCVEAEIANYEACLKEEVEKRKKFKIDDQRRTHNYDEFICTFISMLAQEGMLANLVEQNISVRRRQGVSIGRLHKQRKPDRRKRSRPYKAKRQ encoded by the exons ATGAATAAgggctggctggagctggagaGCGACCCTG GCCTCTTCACCCTCTTGGTGGAAGATTTCG GTGTCAAAGGGGTGCAGGTGGAGGAGATCTATGACCTTCAGAGCAAATGTCAGGG CCCAGTGTATGGATTCATCTTCCTGTTCAAATGGATCGAAGAACGCCGATCCCGTCGCAAGGTGTCTACCTTGGTGGATGATACGTCTGTGATTGATGATGATATTGTGAATAACATGTTCTTTGCCCATCAG CTGATCCCCAACTCTTGTGCCACTCATGCCCTGCTGAGCGTGCTCCTGAACTGCAGCAGTGTGGACCTGGGGCCCACCCTGAGTCGCATGAAGGACTTCACCAAAGGCTTCAGCCCGGAG AGCAAAGGATATGCGATTGGCAATGCCCCAGAGTTGGCCAAGGCACATAATAGCCATGCCAG GCCTGAGCCACGCCACCTCCCCGAGAAGCAGAATGGCCTTAGTGCTGTGCGGACGATGGAAGCGTTTCACTTTGTCAGCTATGTGCCTATCACGGGCCGGCTTTTCGAGCTGGATGGGCTGAAGGTCTACCCCATTGACCATG GGCCCTGGGGGGAGGATGAGGAGTGGACAGACAAGGCCCGGCGGGTCATCATGGAGCGAATCGGCCTTGCCACCGCAGG GATCAAGTACGAGGCCAGGCTGCATGTGCTGAAGGTGAACCGTCAGACAGTACTGGAGGCCCTGCAGCAG CTGATCAGGGTAACACAGCCAGAGCTGATTCAGACCCACAAGTCTCAAGAGCCACAGCTGGCTGAGGAGTCCAAACCAGCCAGCAGCAAGTCCCCGCTGGCGCTGGAGGCAAGCAGGGCCGCAGCGGCCTCCGAGTGCACTCACACAG ACGGTGTGGAGGAAGTGGCTGGTTCCTGCCCCCAAGCCCCAGCCCACAGCCCTCCCAGCAAACCCAAGCTGGTGGTGAAGCCTCCTGGGAGCAGCCTCAATGGGGTTCCTCCCAACCCCGCTCCCATTGTTCAGCGGCTGCCGGCCTTTCTGGACAATCACAACTATGCCAAGTCCCCCATGCAG GAGGAGGAAGACCTGGCAGCAGGTGTGGGCCGCAGCCGAGTTCCAGTCCGCCCCCCCCAGCAGTACTCGGACGACGAGGATGACTACGAGGATGATGAGGACGATGACGTGCAGAACACCAACTCTGCCATCAG GTACAAGCGAAAGGGGCCAGGGAAGCCAGGGCCTCTGAGTGGCTCTGGGGACGGGCAGCTGTCGGTGCTGCAGCCCAACACCATCAATGTCTTGGCTGAGAAGCTCAAAGAGTCCCAGAAAGACCTCTCAATTCCTCTGTCCATCAAGACAAACAGCGGGGCGGCAAGCCCAGCCGTGGCGGTCCCCACACACTCGCAGCCCTCGCCCACCCCCAGCAACGAGAGCACGGACACAGCCTCCGAGATCGGCAGTGCTTTCAACTCGCCGCTGCGGTCGCCCATTCGCTCAGCCAACCCGACGCGGCCCTCCAGCCCTGTCACTTCTCACATCTCCAAGGTGCTTTTTGGAGAGGATGACAGCCTGCTCCGTGTTGACTGCATCCGCTACAATCGCGCTGTACGCGACCTCGGTCCTGTCATCAGCACGGGCCTGCTGCACCTCGCTGAGGATGGGGTGCTGAGTCCCCTGGCACTGACAG AGGGTGGGAAGGGTTCCTCACCCTGCAGCAGACCGAGCCAAGGCAGCCAGGGGTCCAGTAGCCCGGAAGAGAAGGAGGTAGTGGACACTGCGGACAGCAGAGAGAAGCCTGGGTTGGCCAGGCCTGGTGAGCCCTTGAGTGGGGAGAAGTACTCACCCAAG GAGTTGCTGGCACTGCTGAAGTGTGTGGAGGCAGAGATTGCAAACTACGAGGCCTGCCTCAAGGAAGaggtggagaagaggaagaagttcAAG
- the BAP1 gene encoding ubiquitin carboxyl-terminal hydrolase BAP1 isoform X2, with protein sequence MNKGWLELESDPGLFTLLVEDFGVKGVQVEEIYDLQSKCQGPVYGFIFLFKWIEERRSRRKVSTLVDDTSVIDDDIVNNMFFAHQLIPNSCATHALLSVLLNCSSVDLGPTLSRMKDFTKGFSPESKGYAIGNAPELAKAHNSHARPEPRHLPEKQNGLSAVRTMEAFHFVSYVPITGRLFELDGLKVYPIDHGPWGEDEEWTDKARRVIMERIGLATAGIKYEARLHVLKVNRQTVLEALQQLIRVTQPELIQTHKSQEPQLAEESKPASSKSPLALEASRAAAASECTHTDGVEEVAGSCPQAPAHSPPSKPKLVVKPPGSSLNGVPPNPAPIVQRLPAFLDNHNYAKSPMQEEEDLAAGVGRSRVPVRPPQQYSDDEDDYEDDEDDDVQNTNSAIRYKRKGPGKPGPLSGSGDGQLSVLQPNTINVLAEKLKESQKDLSIPLSIKTNSGAASPAVAVPTHSQPSPTPSNESTDTASEIGSAFNSPLRSPIRSANPTRPSSPVTSHISKVLFGEDDSLLRVDCIRYNRAVRDLGPVISTGLLHLAEDGVLSPLALTEGGKGSSPCSRPSQGSQGSSSPEEKEVVDTADSREKPGLARPGEPLSGEKYSPKLPPGGGTLMLASPPEGGIAGFWQELLALLKCVEAEIANYEACLKEEVEKRKKFKIDDQRRTHNYDEFICTFISMLAQEGMLANLVEQNISVRRRQGVSIGRLHKQRKPDRRKRSRPYKAKRQ encoded by the exons ATGAATAAgggctggctggagctggagaGCGACCCTG GCCTCTTCACCCTCTTGGTGGAAGATTTCG GTGTCAAAGGGGTGCAGGTGGAGGAGATCTATGACCTTCAGAGCAAATGTCAGGG CCCAGTGTATGGATTCATCTTCCTGTTCAAATGGATCGAAGAACGCCGATCCCGTCGCAAGGTGTCTACCTTGGTGGATGATACGTCTGTGATTGATGATGATATTGTGAATAACATGTTCTTTGCCCATCAG CTGATCCCCAACTCTTGTGCCACTCATGCCCTGCTGAGCGTGCTCCTGAACTGCAGCAGTGTGGACCTGGGGCCCACCCTGAGTCGCATGAAGGACTTCACCAAAGGCTTCAGCCCGGAG AGCAAAGGATATGCGATTGGCAATGCCCCAGAGTTGGCCAAGGCACATAATAGCCATGCCAG GCCTGAGCCACGCCACCTCCCCGAGAAGCAGAATGGCCTTAGTGCTGTGCGGACGATGGAAGCGTTTCACTTTGTCAGCTATGTGCCTATCACGGGCCGGCTTTTCGAGCTGGATGGGCTGAAGGTCTACCCCATTGACCATG GGCCCTGGGGGGAGGATGAGGAGTGGACAGACAAGGCCCGGCGGGTCATCATGGAGCGAATCGGCCTTGCCACCGCAGG GATCAAGTACGAGGCCAGGCTGCATGTGCTGAAGGTGAACCGTCAGACAGTACTGGAGGCCCTGCAGCAG CTGATCAGGGTAACACAGCCAGAGCTGATTCAGACCCACAAGTCTCAAGAGCCACAGCTGGCTGAGGAGTCCAAACCAGCCAGCAGCAAGTCCCCGCTGGCGCTGGAGGCAAGCAGGGCCGCAGCGGCCTCCGAGTGCACTCACACAG ACGGTGTGGAGGAAGTGGCTGGTTCCTGCCCCCAAGCCCCAGCCCACAGCCCTCCCAGCAAACCCAAGCTGGTGGTGAAGCCTCCTGGGAGCAGCCTCAATGGGGTTCCTCCCAACCCCGCTCCCATTGTTCAGCGGCTGCCGGCCTTTCTGGACAATCACAACTATGCCAAGTCCCCCATGCAG GAGGAGGAAGACCTGGCAGCAGGTGTGGGCCGCAGCCGAGTTCCAGTCCGCCCCCCCCAGCAGTACTCGGACGACGAGGATGACTACGAGGATGATGAGGACGATGACGTGCAGAACACCAACTCTGCCATCAG GTACAAGCGAAAGGGGCCAGGGAAGCCAGGGCCTCTGAGTGGCTCTGGGGACGGGCAGCTGTCGGTGCTGCAGCCCAACACCATCAATGTCTTGGCTGAGAAGCTCAAAGAGTCCCAGAAAGACCTCTCAATTCCTCTGTCCATCAAGACAAACAGCGGGGCGGCAAGCCCAGCCGTGGCGGTCCCCACACACTCGCAGCCCTCGCCCACCCCCAGCAACGAGAGCACGGACACAGCCTCCGAGATCGGCAGTGCTTTCAACTCGCCGCTGCGGTCGCCCATTCGCTCAGCCAACCCGACGCGGCCCTCCAGCCCTGTCACTTCTCACATCTCCAAGGTGCTTTTTGGAGAGGATGACAGCCTGCTCCGTGTTGACTGCATCCGCTACAATCGCGCTGTACGCGACCTCGGTCCTGTCATCAGCACGGGCCTGCTGCACCTCGCTGAGGATGGGGTGCTGAGTCCCCTGGCACTGACAG AGGGTGGGAAGGGTTCCTCACCCTGCAGCAGACCGAGCCAAGGCAGCCAGGGGTCCAGTAGCCCGGAAGAGAAGGAGGTAGTGGACACTGCGGACAGCAGAGAGAAGCCTGGGTTGGCCAGGCCTGGTGAGCCCTTGAGTGGGGAGAAGTACTCACCCAAG ctgcctcctggTGGGGGGACTTTGATGCTGGCCAGCCCCCCTGAGGGGGGCATTGCGGGATTTTGGCAGGAGTTGCTGGCACTGCTGAAGTGTGTGGAGGCAGAGATTGCAAACTACGAGGCCTGCCTCAAGGAAGaggtggagaagaggaagaagttcAAG
- the BAP1 gene encoding ubiquitin carboxyl-terminal hydrolase BAP1 isoform X1, whose protein sequence is MNKGWLELESDPGLFTLLVEDFGVKGVQVEEIYDLQSKCQGPVYGFIFLFKWIEERRSRRKVSTLVDDTSVIDDDIVNNMFFAHQLIPNSCATHALLSVLLNCSSVDLGPTLSRMKDFTKGFSPESKGYAIGNAPELAKAHNSHARPEPRHLPEKQNGLSAVRTMEAFHFVSYVPITGRLFELDGLKVYPIDHGPWGEDEEWTDKARRVIMERIGLATAGEPYHDIRFNLMAVVPDRRIKYEARLHVLKVNRQTVLEALQQLIRVTQPELIQTHKSQEPQLAEESKPASSKSPLALEASRAAAASECTHTDGVEEVAGSCPQAPAHSPPSKPKLVVKPPGSSLNGVPPNPAPIVQRLPAFLDNHNYAKSPMQEEEDLAAGVGRSRVPVRPPQQYSDDEDDYEDDEDDDVQNTNSAIRYKRKGPGKPGPLSGSGDGQLSVLQPNTINVLAEKLKESQKDLSIPLSIKTNSGAASPAVAVPTHSQPSPTPSNESTDTASEIGSAFNSPLRSPIRSANPTRPSSPVTSHISKVLFGEDDSLLRVDCIRYNRAVRDLGPVISTGLLHLAEDGVLSPLALTEGGKGSSPCSRPSQGSQGSSSPEEKEVVDTADSREKPGLARPGEPLSGEKYSPKLPPGGGTLMLASPPEGGIAGFWQELLALLKCVEAEIANYEACLKEEVEKRKKFKIDDQRRTHNYDEFICTFISMLAQEGMLANLVEQNISVRRRQGVSIGRLHKQRKPDRRKRSRPYKAKRQ, encoded by the exons ATGAATAAgggctggctggagctggagaGCGACCCTG GCCTCTTCACCCTCTTGGTGGAAGATTTCG GTGTCAAAGGGGTGCAGGTGGAGGAGATCTATGACCTTCAGAGCAAATGTCAGGG CCCAGTGTATGGATTCATCTTCCTGTTCAAATGGATCGAAGAACGCCGATCCCGTCGCAAGGTGTCTACCTTGGTGGATGATACGTCTGTGATTGATGATGATATTGTGAATAACATGTTCTTTGCCCATCAG CTGATCCCCAACTCTTGTGCCACTCATGCCCTGCTGAGCGTGCTCCTGAACTGCAGCAGTGTGGACCTGGGGCCCACCCTGAGTCGCATGAAGGACTTCACCAAAGGCTTCAGCCCGGAG AGCAAAGGATATGCGATTGGCAATGCCCCAGAGTTGGCCAAGGCACATAATAGCCATGCCAG GCCTGAGCCACGCCACCTCCCCGAGAAGCAGAATGGCCTTAGTGCTGTGCGGACGATGGAAGCGTTTCACTTTGTCAGCTATGTGCCTATCACGGGCCGGCTTTTCGAGCTGGATGGGCTGAAGGTCTACCCCATTGACCATG GGCCCTGGGGGGAGGATGAGGAGTGGACAGACAAGGCCCGGCGGGTCATCATGGAGCGAATCGGCCTTGCCACCGCAGG GGAGCCCTACCACGACATCCGCTTCAACCTGATGGCGGTGGTGCCCGACCGCAGGATCAAGTACGAGGCCAGGCTGCATGTGCTGAAGGTGAACCGTCAGACAGTACTGGAGGCCCTGCAGCAG CTGATCAGGGTAACACAGCCAGAGCTGATTCAGACCCACAAGTCTCAAGAGCCACAGCTGGCTGAGGAGTCCAAACCAGCCAGCAGCAAGTCCCCGCTGGCGCTGGAGGCAAGCAGGGCCGCAGCGGCCTCCGAGTGCACTCACACAG ACGGTGTGGAGGAAGTGGCTGGTTCCTGCCCCCAAGCCCCAGCCCACAGCCCTCCCAGCAAACCCAAGCTGGTGGTGAAGCCTCCTGGGAGCAGCCTCAATGGGGTTCCTCCCAACCCCGCTCCCATTGTTCAGCGGCTGCCGGCCTTTCTGGACAATCACAACTATGCCAAGTCCCCCATGCAG GAGGAGGAAGACCTGGCAGCAGGTGTGGGCCGCAGCCGAGTTCCAGTCCGCCCCCCCCAGCAGTACTCGGACGACGAGGATGACTACGAGGATGATGAGGACGATGACGTGCAGAACACCAACTCTGCCATCAG GTACAAGCGAAAGGGGCCAGGGAAGCCAGGGCCTCTGAGTGGCTCTGGGGACGGGCAGCTGTCGGTGCTGCAGCCCAACACCATCAATGTCTTGGCTGAGAAGCTCAAAGAGTCCCAGAAAGACCTCTCAATTCCTCTGTCCATCAAGACAAACAGCGGGGCGGCAAGCCCAGCCGTGGCGGTCCCCACACACTCGCAGCCCTCGCCCACCCCCAGCAACGAGAGCACGGACACAGCCTCCGAGATCGGCAGTGCTTTCAACTCGCCGCTGCGGTCGCCCATTCGCTCAGCCAACCCGACGCGGCCCTCCAGCCCTGTCACTTCTCACATCTCCAAGGTGCTTTTTGGAGAGGATGACAGCCTGCTCCGTGTTGACTGCATCCGCTACAATCGCGCTGTACGCGACCTCGGTCCTGTCATCAGCACGGGCCTGCTGCACCTCGCTGAGGATGGGGTGCTGAGTCCCCTGGCACTGACAG AGGGTGGGAAGGGTTCCTCACCCTGCAGCAGACCGAGCCAAGGCAGCCAGGGGTCCAGTAGCCCGGAAGAGAAGGAGGTAGTGGACACTGCGGACAGCAGAGAGAAGCCTGGGTTGGCCAGGCCTGGTGAGCCCTTGAGTGGGGAGAAGTACTCACCCAAG ctgcctcctggTGGGGGGACTTTGATGCTGGCCAGCCCCCCTGAGGGGGGCATTGCGGGATTTTGGCAGGAGTTGCTGGCACTGCTGAAGTGTGTGGAGGCAGAGATTGCAAACTACGAGGCCTGCCTCAAGGAAGaggtggagaagaggaagaagttcAAG
- the BAP1 gene encoding ubiquitin carboxyl-terminal hydrolase BAP1 isoform X3 yields the protein MNKGWLELESDPGLFTLLVEDFGVKGVQVEEIYDLQSKCQGPVYGFIFLFKWIEERRSRRKVSTLVDDTSVIDDDIVNNMFFAHQLIPNSCATHALLSVLLNCSSVDLGPTLSRMKDFTKGFSPESKGYAIGNAPELAKAHNSHARPEPRHLPEKQNGLSAVRTMEAFHFVSYVPITGRLFELDGLKVYPIDHGPWGEDEEWTDKARRVIMERIGLATAGEPYHDIRFNLMAVVPDRRIKYEARLHVLKVNRQTVLEALQQLIRVTQPELIQTHKSQEPQLAEESKPASSKSPLALEASRAAAASECTHTDGVEEVAGSCPQAPAHSPPSKPKLVVKPPGSSLNGVPPNPAPIVQRLPAFLDNHNYAKSPMQEEEDLAAGVGRSRVPVRPPQQYSDDEDDYEDDEDDDVQNTNSAIRYKRKGPGKPGPLSGSGDGQLSVLQPNTINVLAEKLKESQKDLSIPLSIKTNSGAASPAVAVPTHSQPSPTPSNESTDTASEIGSAFNSPLRSPIRSANPTRPSSPVTSHISKVLFGEDDSLLRVDCIRYNRAVRDLGPVISTGLLHLAEDGVLSPLALTEGGKGSSPCSRPSQGSQGSSSPEEKEVVDTADSREKPGLARPGEPLSGEKYSPKELLALLKCVEAEIANYEACLKEEVEKRKKFKIDDQRRTHNYDEFICTFISMLAQEGMLANLVEQNISVRRRQGVSIGRLHKQRKPDRRKRSRPYKAKRQ from the exons ATGAATAAgggctggctggagctggagaGCGACCCTG GCCTCTTCACCCTCTTGGTGGAAGATTTCG GTGTCAAAGGGGTGCAGGTGGAGGAGATCTATGACCTTCAGAGCAAATGTCAGGG CCCAGTGTATGGATTCATCTTCCTGTTCAAATGGATCGAAGAACGCCGATCCCGTCGCAAGGTGTCTACCTTGGTGGATGATACGTCTGTGATTGATGATGATATTGTGAATAACATGTTCTTTGCCCATCAG CTGATCCCCAACTCTTGTGCCACTCATGCCCTGCTGAGCGTGCTCCTGAACTGCAGCAGTGTGGACCTGGGGCCCACCCTGAGTCGCATGAAGGACTTCACCAAAGGCTTCAGCCCGGAG AGCAAAGGATATGCGATTGGCAATGCCCCAGAGTTGGCCAAGGCACATAATAGCCATGCCAG GCCTGAGCCACGCCACCTCCCCGAGAAGCAGAATGGCCTTAGTGCTGTGCGGACGATGGAAGCGTTTCACTTTGTCAGCTATGTGCCTATCACGGGCCGGCTTTTCGAGCTGGATGGGCTGAAGGTCTACCCCATTGACCATG GGCCCTGGGGGGAGGATGAGGAGTGGACAGACAAGGCCCGGCGGGTCATCATGGAGCGAATCGGCCTTGCCACCGCAGG GGAGCCCTACCACGACATCCGCTTCAACCTGATGGCGGTGGTGCCCGACCGCAGGATCAAGTACGAGGCCAGGCTGCATGTGCTGAAGGTGAACCGTCAGACAGTACTGGAGGCCCTGCAGCAG CTGATCAGGGTAACACAGCCAGAGCTGATTCAGACCCACAAGTCTCAAGAGCCACAGCTGGCTGAGGAGTCCAAACCAGCCAGCAGCAAGTCCCCGCTGGCGCTGGAGGCAAGCAGGGCCGCAGCGGCCTCCGAGTGCACTCACACAG ACGGTGTGGAGGAAGTGGCTGGTTCCTGCCCCCAAGCCCCAGCCCACAGCCCTCCCAGCAAACCCAAGCTGGTGGTGAAGCCTCCTGGGAGCAGCCTCAATGGGGTTCCTCCCAACCCCGCTCCCATTGTTCAGCGGCTGCCGGCCTTTCTGGACAATCACAACTATGCCAAGTCCCCCATGCAG GAGGAGGAAGACCTGGCAGCAGGTGTGGGCCGCAGCCGAGTTCCAGTCCGCCCCCCCCAGCAGTACTCGGACGACGAGGATGACTACGAGGATGATGAGGACGATGACGTGCAGAACACCAACTCTGCCATCAG GTACAAGCGAAAGGGGCCAGGGAAGCCAGGGCCTCTGAGTGGCTCTGGGGACGGGCAGCTGTCGGTGCTGCAGCCCAACACCATCAATGTCTTGGCTGAGAAGCTCAAAGAGTCCCAGAAAGACCTCTCAATTCCTCTGTCCATCAAGACAAACAGCGGGGCGGCAAGCCCAGCCGTGGCGGTCCCCACACACTCGCAGCCCTCGCCCACCCCCAGCAACGAGAGCACGGACACAGCCTCCGAGATCGGCAGTGCTTTCAACTCGCCGCTGCGGTCGCCCATTCGCTCAGCCAACCCGACGCGGCCCTCCAGCCCTGTCACTTCTCACATCTCCAAGGTGCTTTTTGGAGAGGATGACAGCCTGCTCCGTGTTGACTGCATCCGCTACAATCGCGCTGTACGCGACCTCGGTCCTGTCATCAGCACGGGCCTGCTGCACCTCGCTGAGGATGGGGTGCTGAGTCCCCTGGCACTGACAG AGGGTGGGAAGGGTTCCTCACCCTGCAGCAGACCGAGCCAAGGCAGCCAGGGGTCCAGTAGCCCGGAAGAGAAGGAGGTAGTGGACACTGCGGACAGCAGAGAGAAGCCTGGGTTGGCCAGGCCTGGTGAGCCCTTGAGTGGGGAGAAGTACTCACCCAAG GAGTTGCTGGCACTGCTGAAGTGTGTGGAGGCAGAGATTGCAAACTACGAGGCCTGCCTCAAGGAAGaggtggagaagaggaagaagttcAAG